Sequence from the Elusimicrobiota bacterium genome:
AGCCGTGACTGCCGTGGCTGCCGTGACTGCCGTGGCTGCCGTGACTGCCGTGGCTGCCGTGACTGCCGTGGCTGCCGTGACTGCCGTGCGAGGCGTGGGAGCCGTGGCTGCCATGCGAGCCGTGGCTGCCGTGGCTGCCGTGGCTGCCGTGGCTGCCATGCGAGCCGTGGCTGCCATGCGAACCGTGGCTGCCGTGCGAGCCGTGGCTGCCGTGCGAGCCGTGGCTGCCGTGCGAGCCGTGGGAAGAATGGCTGGCATGCGAGCTGTGGCTGATGTGGTTGGGGGCGGCGTTGCCGGAATTATGCAGGGCATTGGTGTGGTCCGTCTGCGCCAGAAGGTCTTCCGCCCTCATCATGGCCGCGCCCACGATGCCGAGGATCGCCGCGGCCTTGACCACGTCCTTCTTGAGTATCTTGCCTTCTTCGCTGGTCAAGAACCTGGAGACGTCCTTTTTGATCTTGGGAATCATGTCTTTGCCCATAG
This genomic interval carries:
- the hxsA4 gene encoding His-Xaa-Ser repeat protein HxsA4, whose amino-acid sequence is MIPKIKKDVSRFLTSEEGKILKKDVVKAAAILGIVGAAMMRAEDLLAQTDHTNALHNSGNAAPNHISHSSHASHSSHGSHGSHGSHGSHGSHGSHGSHGSHGSHGSHGSHGSHGSHGSHGSHGSHASHGSHGSHGSHGSHGSHGSHGSHGSHGSHGSHGSHGSW